The Mobula hypostoma unplaced genomic scaffold, sMobHyp1.1 scaffold_36, whole genome shotgun sequence genome window below encodes:
- the LOC134341606 gene encoding zinc finger protein 235-like, with protein MAHQRVHTGERPFTCPDCGKGYTWLSELKVHQRVHTGERPFTCSDCGKGFTRSSKLLVHKSVHTGERPFTCLECGKGFFCSSNLKVHQRVHTGERPFTCSNCGKGFTRSSHLQSHQRVHTGEKPFTCSDCGKRFTRSSHLQSHQRVHTGEKPFTCSDCGKGFTCSYELKVHQRVHTGERLFTCSDCGKGFTQSSQMKVHQQVHTGERLFTCSDCGEGFTQSSHLQRHQRVHTGEKPFTCSECGKGFTESSSLQRHQSVHTGERPFTCSDCGKGFTRSYELKVHQRVHTGERPFTCSDCGKGFTRSSHVQSHQRVHTVERPFTCSDCGKGFTESSSLQRHQSVHTGERPFTCSDCGRGFTSSFHLLRHQRIHTGERPFTCSVCGKRFSRSSSLQRHQRIHTGSRAFTCSDIGKRFSQPSPPNVYH; from the coding sequence atggctcaccagcgagttcacaccggggagcggccgttcacctgtccagactgtgggaaaggatacACTTGGTtatctgaactgaaggtacatcagagagttcacactggagagaggccgttcacctgctcagactgtgggaagggattcactcggtcatccaaaCTACTGGTACACAAgtcagttcacacaggggagaggccattcacctgcttagaATGCGGGAAGGGATTCTTTTGCTCATCtaatctgaaggtacatcagcgagttcacactggagagaggccattcacctgctcaaactgtgggaagggattcactcggtcatcccacctacagagtcatcagcgagttcacactggggagaagccgttcacctgctcagactgtgggaagagattcactcggtcatcccacctacagagtcatcagcgagttcacactggggagaagccattcacctgctcagactgtgggaagggattcacttgctcatatgaactgaaggtacatcagagagttcacactggagagagactgttcacctgctcagactgtgggaagggattcactcagtcatctcaaatgaaggtacatcagcaagttcacactggggagaggctgttcacctgctcagactgtggggagggattcactcagtcatcccacttacagagacaccagcgagttcacactggggagaaaccgttcacctgctcagaatgtgggaagggattcactgagtcatccagcctacagagacaccagtcagttcacactggagagaggccgttcacctgctcagactgtgggaagggattcactcggtcatatgaactgaaggtacatcagagagttcacactggagagaggcccttcacctgctcagactgtgggaagggattcactcggtcatcccacgtacagagtcaccagcgagttcacactgtggagaggccgttcacctgctcagactgtgggaagggattcactgagtcatccagcctacagagacaccagtcagttcacactggggagaggccattcacctgctcagactgtgggaggggattcacttCATCATTtcacctactgagacaccagcggattcacactggggaaaggccgttcacctgctcagtctgtgggaagagattctctcggtcatccagcctacagagacaccagcgaattcacaccgGGTCGAGggcgttcacctgctcagacattgggaagagattctctcagCCATCTCCACCAAATGTATATCATTGA